The Nitrospira sp. KM1 genome includes a window with the following:
- a CDS encoding cytochrome c, producing MMTRVPLWMGVMISVGGLVASCSRDMAEQPSYHPQEQPRKHSPTLSIPQSSRVIRSSRSDGPSEHPAIAARLFAINCVHCHGSEGHGDGPVAGYLLERPENLHSREVRTKSQDALYAVITDGHKGMPAFRGYLSADERSLLAAYVNSFDSQNTAPDGP from the coding sequence ATGATGACGCGGGTTCCTCTATGGATGGGTGTGATGATCAGTGTCGGCGGTTTAGTTGCATCCTGCTCTCGGGACATGGCGGAGCAGCCGTCCTATCATCCACAGGAACAGCCTCGAAAGCACTCGCCCACCCTCAGTATTCCGCAATCCAGCCGGGTGATCCGCTCATCGCGGTCCGATGGGCCGTCTGAACACCCCGCTATCGCCGCCCGGTTGTTCGCCATCAATTGCGTTCATTGTCATGGCTCGGAGGGACATGGAGACGGTCCTGTAGCTGGATACTTGCTCGAGCGCCCCGAGAATTTGCACTCACGCGAGGTTCGAACAAAGTCCCAAGATGCGCTCTATGCCGTCATTACCGACGGGCATAAAGGGATGCCGGCGTTTCGCGGATACCTTTCTGCGGACGAACGCAGCCTCCTCGCCGCTTATGTCAACTCATTCGATTCTCAAAACACAGCCCCCGACGGACCGTGA
- a CDS encoding molybdopterin-dependent oxidoreductase, with the protein MEFRRRDVLRLMGFSIAAAALPGCKQESHNLIPYLLPDDEIIPGVANWYATICQECEAGCGTIVRVLEGRAKKIEGNPAHPLNKGKLCAKGQSSLQALYNPDRLKSPLRRMGPRGEGRFEPLTWSEAIEACRDIVRESPASLLVGRAAPGSESTLLDHFMKTVKGTALFYTPEDTISLRKGLRTAFEFDGLPAYDLAHCDYLLSIGAPFLEYWLSPVSLSAGFGAMRQERQSIRGRFVQVEPRLSATGASADRWIPIRPGTEVWLVRALTKLLWQAGRVGRNFRNEAKWLNELRDLTIDEIADTIDVSVTSIRDLASELLEARAPLILAGGTSSDHTNGTDLIIETLALNAMLGSVNRPGGMQLGRPIEFSAGPSAVGEQALMQALGRLADREGALFLHQTDLLHVLPTSLDALPLLRRCRQIVSFASFPDDTTMMADLVLPVHTALESWGDRTYAGLTGVPAVGLQQPVVQPLFESRQIGDLIIELARLLGESVQAELPWQSFHAYLQERWKGRADTTHETDQWIHHLQQGGRWAGTDSPVTVTLSAPPSREPAAFAGDPLEFPFYLLPYPSSGLHRGEGANRPWLQELPDPLTAAVWGSWIELNPVTARTLALSDGDVARVLSPYGAVEAPVVISPGARPDTIAMPLGQGHAAYGRYASNRGVNPTSLLAPLFDRRSGHLASGATRVRIERTGRQARLVRMENPGEGDGTSLIHIERLRRRPGYA; encoded by the coding sequence ATGGAATTCCGTCGGCGTGATGTTCTTCGTCTCATGGGCTTTTCGATCGCCGCTGCGGCGCTGCCGGGCTGCAAGCAGGAGTCGCATAATCTCATCCCGTATCTGCTTCCCGACGATGAAATCATTCCCGGTGTCGCCAATTGGTATGCCACGATCTGCCAAGAATGCGAGGCTGGTTGCGGGACCATAGTGAGGGTACTGGAGGGCCGAGCGAAGAAAATCGAGGGGAATCCGGCGCATCCCCTCAACAAAGGGAAATTGTGCGCGAAGGGCCAATCGTCGTTGCAGGCCCTCTACAACCCTGATCGACTGAAGAGTCCCCTTCGCCGGATGGGCCCACGGGGCGAAGGACGCTTCGAACCGTTGACATGGTCCGAGGCCATCGAGGCCTGCCGCGACATCGTGCGTGAATCTCCTGCTTCGTTGCTCGTGGGTCGCGCGGCGCCGGGCAGTGAATCAACCCTCCTCGACCATTTCATGAAGACTGTCAAGGGAACCGCCCTCTTCTATACACCGGAAGACACAATCTCATTAAGGAAAGGGCTGCGGACGGCGTTTGAGTTTGATGGTCTTCCCGCCTATGACCTCGCACATTGCGATTATCTCCTCTCGATCGGCGCTCCATTTCTCGAATACTGGCTTTCACCTGTGTCCCTCAGCGCCGGATTCGGCGCGATGCGGCAGGAACGTCAGTCTATACGCGGCCGGTTCGTTCAGGTCGAGCCTCGTTTGTCCGCGACCGGCGCGAGTGCGGACCGATGGATTCCGATCAGGCCCGGCACCGAAGTATGGCTGGTGCGTGCCCTCACCAAATTGCTCTGGCAAGCCGGACGGGTTGGTCGCAACTTCAGGAATGAGGCGAAATGGTTGAACGAACTTCGCGACCTCACGATCGATGAGATTGCCGACACCATTGATGTGTCGGTGACGTCCATACGGGACTTGGCGAGCGAACTCCTGGAGGCCCGAGCGCCCTTGATTCTCGCCGGAGGCACATCCAGCGATCACACCAACGGCACGGATCTTATTATCGAAACGCTCGCGCTCAACGCCATGCTAGGGTCCGTCAATCGTCCCGGCGGCATGCAGCTCGGCCGCCCCATCGAATTTTCCGCCGGACCGTCCGCCGTCGGCGAACAGGCATTGATGCAGGCGCTCGGCCGTCTAGCTGACCGTGAAGGCGCCCTTTTTCTCCATCAGACCGACCTTCTCCATGTTCTTCCGACTTCGTTGGATGCGCTTCCATTGCTTCGCCGCTGCCGGCAGATTGTCAGTTTCGCCTCGTTCCCTGACGACACGACGATGATGGCCGATCTCGTACTTCCGGTTCATACGGCACTGGAGTCGTGGGGAGATCGAACCTATGCCGGCCTGACGGGAGTGCCGGCGGTCGGTCTTCAACAACCCGTCGTCCAGCCGCTGTTCGAGAGTCGTCAAATCGGTGATCTGATCATCGAGCTTGCTCGGCTGTTGGGAGAGAGCGTTCAGGCTGAATTGCCTTGGCAGTCCTTTCACGCCTATCTGCAGGAACGATGGAAGGGACGCGCGGACACAACCCATGAGACGGACCAGTGGATTCATCACCTGCAACAAGGCGGGCGGTGGGCCGGAACCGACTCGCCCGTCACCGTGACCCTGTCGGCCCCGCCGTCACGCGAGCCGGCGGCGTTTGCCGGAGATCCGTTGGAGTTTCCGTTTTATCTTCTACCGTACCCTTCGTCGGGACTTCACCGAGGAGAAGGAGCGAATCGGCCGTGGTTACAGGAGCTGCCTGATCCGCTGACCGCGGCGGTCTGGGGCAGCTGGATCGAACTCAACCCCGTGACGGCGCGAACGCTGGCCTTAAGCGACGGTGACGTCGCCAGAGTGCTCAGTCCTTACGGGGCTGTCGAAGCTCCTGTCGTGATCTCGCCCGGCGCTCGTCCGGACACCATCGCCATGCCGCTGGGACAGGGACATGCAGCCTACGGACGCTACGCGTCGAACCGCGGAGTTAACCCGACCTCGCTGCTCGCTCCGCTTTTCGATCGGCGCTCAGGACATCTTGCAAGCGGAGCGACGCGCGTGCGGATTGAACGAACAGGGCGGCAGGCCCGGTTGGTCCGAATGGAAAATCCTGGCGAGGGCGACGGCACGTCCTTGATACATATCGAACGATTACGGCGGAGGCCCGGTTACGCCTAG
- a CDS encoding response regulator, giving the protein MASSSSFPLVERSSTGNRDRKSVLIIDNTLKDREYYADRLVPEYFLYMADRGKTGLECFYAHRIDCVVLELDLPDVSGFEVLIELVPVASRPAVPVIILTRLPNRMITELAVKNGAQAGLHKSETTPDQLSEAVFKAIVAVPRDYKKESEAFKFPRTKTETLITENPAERSSSRVLGDSSSEHQ; this is encoded by the coding sequence ATGGCGTCTAGTTCGTCCTTCCCTCTTGTTGAAAGATCATCCACCGGAAACCGTGATAGGAAATCTGTCCTGATCATTGACAACACTCTCAAGGATCGAGAGTACTATGCTGACCGTCTGGTGCCCGAGTATTTCCTGTACATGGCCGACAGAGGGAAGACCGGCCTCGAATGCTTCTACGCACACCGGATTGACTGCGTAGTCCTTGAACTGGATCTTCCTGACGTAAGTGGGTTTGAAGTACTCATCGAGTTGGTGCCAGTGGCTAGCCGTCCTGCTGTTCCTGTCATCATCCTGACTAGACTGCCGAACCGAATGATTACCGAACTTGCGGTGAAGAATGGCGCTCAAGCAGGGTTACACAAATCTGAGACAACGCCGGATCAACTCAGCGAGGCAGTGTTCAAGGCAATAGTTGCGGTGCCTCGTGATTATAAGAAAGAGAGTGAAGCCTTCAAGTTCCCTCGCACGAAAACTGAGACCCTGATAACCGAAAATCCTGCAGAACGCAGCTCTTCCAGAGTCCTCGGGGACTCGTCCAGCGAACACCAGTGA
- a CDS encoding quinol:electron acceptor oxidoreductase subunit ActD yields the protein MPDVNPYSLFALYRPATPLTGLLTRLREQGLAEDAIELLTGTPLREASSARWKGIPVYLITLLSGLVGIGMGILFAAGTAVLYPIFTGGKPIVARPVVAIISYETMMLTAIVMTFAVLLVGLPAGRRGDGQYDHRVGDGYIGVVVRVEPQKVDEEKVYRTLELDDPVELRRA from the coding sequence GTGCCTGACGTGAATCCCTACAGTCTTTTTGCGCTGTACCGTCCGGCAACGCCCTTGACGGGCCTCCTGACGCGATTGCGCGAGCAAGGCCTTGCCGAAGATGCGATCGAACTGCTGACGGGAACGCCGTTGCGCGAGGCGAGCTCCGCGCGATGGAAGGGCATCCCCGTGTATCTCATTACCCTATTGTCGGGATTGGTCGGCATCGGTATGGGTATATTGTTTGCTGCCGGAACGGCCGTCTTGTATCCAATCTTTACCGGAGGCAAGCCGATTGTCGCCCGCCCGGTCGTCGCGATTATTTCGTACGAAACGATGATGCTGACGGCGATCGTCATGACCTTCGCAGTGCTGCTTGTAGGTCTCCCTGCGGGCCGACGGGGTGACGGTCAGTACGATCACCGTGTCGGCGACGGATATATCGGCGTCGTCGTTCGGGTCGAGCCGCAGAAGGTGGACGAGGAGAAAGTGTATCGCACCCTTGAACTGGACGATCCGGTCGAACTGCGGAGAGCATGA
- a CDS encoding 4Fe-4S dicluster domain-containing protein yields MSATEGPPTYKWEMVIDLDRCTGCQACVVACHAENNVRNSSEQECADGRAISWIRIERYVEGTYPNTRVRFVPVLCQHCGNAPCEPVCPVYASYHTPDGLNAQVYNRCIGVRYCGNNCPYTARQFNWFDPQWDAPLEEQLNPDVTVRMNGIMEKCTFCVQRIRRAKEQATRQGRPVQDGEVIPACVQSCPTSALVFGNRHDPESRVSKLAASERRFHLLESLGVEPSVTYLKRLP; encoded by the coding sequence ATGTCTGCCACGGAGGGGCCTCCAACCTATAAATGGGAAATGGTAATCGACCTGGACCGTTGCACGGGGTGCCAGGCTTGCGTCGTCGCTTGCCATGCAGAAAACAACGTGCGCAATTCCAGCGAGCAGGAATGTGCGGACGGGCGCGCCATCAGTTGGATCCGGATCGAACGATACGTGGAGGGAACATATCCGAATACACGCGTACGCTTCGTGCCGGTGCTGTGCCAACACTGCGGCAACGCGCCTTGTGAGCCGGTCTGTCCGGTGTACGCGTCGTATCATACGCCGGACGGGCTCAACGCGCAGGTATACAACCGCTGTATCGGGGTGCGCTATTGCGGAAACAATTGTCCTTACACGGCTCGTCAGTTCAACTGGTTTGATCCGCAATGGGACGCTCCGCTGGAGGAACAGCTCAATCCTGATGTCACGGTCCGCATGAACGGCATCATGGAGAAATGCACGTTCTGCGTTCAGCGGATCAGGCGCGCCAAGGAACAGGCTACGCGGCAGGGCCGGCCGGTTCAGGACGGCGAAGTCATTCCGGCTTGTGTCCAGTCCTGCCCGACCTCCGCCCTGGTGTTCGGCAACCGGCATGATCCGGAGAGTCGGGTCTCGAAACTCGCCGCCAGTGAACGACGGTTCCATCTCTTGGAATCGTTGGGGGTGGAGCCCTCGGTGACGTATTTGAAGCGCTTACCATGA
- the nrfD gene encoding NrfD/PsrC family molybdoenzyme membrane anchor subunit, protein MTQDAGAGEFERINCELLAPMESFGAGYLALVIVLACIAALGAGAWAFQVETGIGQTNLHPPIFWASYIASFVFWIGVSHSGTFISGVLRLTKAEWRRPVTRMSELMTIISVGIAALFVFYHLGRVWRWYYLLPYPNQRGIWPNFRSPLLWDATAIFTYATASTIYLYLPLIPDFALARDRFRGRRKWIYGLLSLGWRGSQSQWEMLQTAIRIITPLIVMVMISVHSIVGWDFGMSIVPGWHTSIIAPYFVVGAVHSGLGMVVIAMFVVRKAYGLQTYIRLEHFDKLGKLIVVTTLTLAYLYFAELLTTWYGKFPDEESVMYSMLTGRFSPVWWAMIMMIYVVPLVTLTIPRFRQWPVGIMIVGVFINIGMYTERMLILVPPLAHPRLSYNWSAYSPSIIEVILMAASLAFAVLLYVLAAKFVPMISIWEEKEGRSRA, encoded by the coding sequence ATGACGCAGGATGCTGGTGCAGGAGAGTTCGAGAGGATCAACTGCGAATTGCTCGCGCCGATGGAATCCTTTGGCGCGGGATATCTGGCGTTGGTCATCGTATTGGCCTGTATCGCGGCCTTGGGGGCCGGGGCATGGGCCTTTCAGGTTGAAACAGGCATCGGCCAGACCAACCTCCATCCGCCTATTTTCTGGGCTTCCTATATCGCCTCCTTTGTCTTTTGGATCGGCGTGAGCCATTCCGGCACGTTCATTTCCGGCGTGTTGCGTTTGACCAAAGCGGAGTGGCGCCGCCCCGTAACGCGCATGTCGGAATTGATGACGATTATTTCAGTCGGCATCGCCGCGCTGTTCGTCTTTTATCACCTGGGCCGCGTCTGGCGTTGGTATTACTTGCTACCGTATCCCAACCAACGGGGCATCTGGCCAAATTTCCGTTCTCCCCTTCTCTGGGATGCGACGGCGATTTTCACCTATGCGACGGCGAGCACCATTTATCTCTATCTGCCGTTGATCCCGGACTTTGCTCTCGCCCGTGATCGGTTCCGCGGCCGGCGCAAATGGATCTATGGGCTGTTATCGCTCGGCTGGAGGGGCAGCCAGTCACAATGGGAAATGCTCCAGACCGCCATCCGGATCATCACCCCGCTGATCGTCATGGTCATGATATCGGTTCATTCCATTGTGGGGTGGGATTTCGGCATGTCCATCGTTCCCGGATGGCATACGTCGATCATCGCGCCGTACTTCGTGGTCGGCGCCGTTCATTCGGGACTCGGCATGGTCGTCATCGCGATGTTCGTCGTGCGCAAGGCGTATGGCCTGCAGACCTATATCCGTCTGGAACATTTCGACAAGCTGGGGAAGCTCATCGTCGTCACCACGCTGACGTTGGCCTATTTGTATTTTGCCGAGCTGCTGACAACATGGTACGGCAAATTCCCGGACGAAGAATCGGTCATGTACTCGATGCTGACCGGCCGCTTCTCTCCTGTGTGGTGGGCCATGATCATGATGATTTATGTCGTGCCGTTAGTGACGCTGACCATTCCACGGTTCCGGCAGTGGCCGGTGGGAATCATGATCGTCGGCGTTTTCATTAACATCGGGATGTATACCGAGCGCATGCTGATCCTCGTTCCTCCGCTTGCCCACCCCCGGTTGTCGTACAACTGGAGCGCCTACTCGCCCTCGATCATCGAAGTGATTCTCATGGCTGCCTCTCTGGCATTCGCGGTGTTGTTATATGTGCTGGCCGCAAAGTTCGTTCCTATGATTTCGATCTGGGAGGAAAAGGAAGGGCGATCCCGTGCCTGA
- a CDS encoding cytochrome c, producing the protein MLLSRKRVVLITFGLLFLLDVTRSLYARIGYADPVELWQPDRAHYADLVWPPGTGVPPDTPLGQRIFAKRCAVCHGPDGRGNGPAAPSLIPHPRDFTKGQFKYKSTPPGQPPTDEDLTRVITNGLTASAMPYWGDLLTTEEIRAVVDHVKSLSPVFGQSVPSAFSIPARSKSDSDSIARGKALFVAQACVACHGPEGRGGLRLRDANGYEVVSRDLTAPWTFRGGSTPEQIWLRITNGLAPSPMPSFAERTSPAQRWDLVNYVLSLARAAPWEPGGTLDGPGHSTDPVKRGAYLIRAEMCGLCHTQINRTGIYRSDEFYLAGGMRVDLGAHGHLVSRNLTGDSTTGLGEWTNEQIIEALRNGRTPDRVLNVLDMPWNFLHALPDEDANAIASFLKSLSPVRNHIPPPLHFGVLETIAAKLMHPRWPAFPPAYLVFVEGNFGQTGDAASRGWLQAYLINAQWLILLLGIVAFVFAGTRAKRQREPGNRWKTVGVVLAVLAIFFVGWLVYFLPALSVLPPERVSQQFLDRIPTPNLTELPSPEHAALVKRGRLLYTVASCAFCHRPEGYGGLKISWKPFGTLWTRNITQDRKTGIGAWSDREIARAIRSGVTPDGRMLHWQGMIWDFASNWDEEDLRSIIAYLRTLPPVSNQVPSARPPAEDDCDKYTFWINESARPGCE; encoded by the coding sequence ATGTTGCTTTCGCGGAAACGAGTTGTCCTGATCACGTTCGGACTCCTCTTCCTGCTAGACGTAACCCGCTCGCTATACGCCCGGATCGGGTATGCCGATCCGGTTGAATTGTGGCAACCGGATCGCGCCCACTATGCTGACCTTGTTTGGCCTCCAGGCACCGGCGTGCCGCCCGATACGCCTCTCGGCCAACGCATCTTTGCCAAGCGATGCGCGGTCTGTCATGGGCCGGACGGTCGAGGGAACGGGCCGGCGGCCCCTTCGCTGATTCCGCACCCGCGCGATTTCACCAAAGGCCAATTCAAGTATAAGTCCACTCCGCCCGGCCAACCGCCAACCGACGAAGATTTGACTCGTGTAATTACGAACGGGTTGACCGCCAGTGCGATGCCCTATTGGGGCGATCTGTTGACCACAGAGGAAATACGAGCCGTCGTCGATCACGTGAAGAGCCTATCGCCGGTGTTTGGTCAGTCTGTCCCATCGGCCTTCTCCATTCCAGCACGATCCAAGTCCGATTCTGACAGCATTGCACGGGGCAAAGCGCTTTTTGTGGCACAAGCCTGCGTGGCCTGTCACGGGCCGGAAGGCCGCGGGGGGCTGCGGCTCAGGGATGCCAACGGTTATGAGGTGGTATCCCGCGATCTGACAGCCCCGTGGACCTTTCGCGGTGGAAGTACACCGGAGCAGATCTGGCTCAGGATTACGAACGGCTTGGCGCCAAGCCCGATGCCTTCATTTGCCGAAAGGACATCGCCTGCCCAGCGATGGGATCTTGTCAACTACGTCCTTTCGCTGGCGAGGGCAGCCCCATGGGAACCGGGTGGAACTCTCGACGGACCCGGACACTCGACCGATCCCGTCAAGCGTGGGGCGTACTTGATTCGAGCCGAGATGTGCGGCCTGTGCCATACCCAGATCAACCGGACCGGCATCTATCGGAGCGACGAGTTTTACTTAGCCGGTGGGATGCGGGTCGACCTGGGGGCACATGGCCATCTTGTCAGCCGGAACCTCACAGGCGATTCCACTACCGGACTCGGTGAATGGACCAACGAGCAAATCATCGAGGCCTTGAGAAACGGCCGTACCCCGGATCGGGTCCTGAATGTCCTCGACATGCCCTGGAATTTTCTTCACGCCTTGCCCGACGAGGATGCCAACGCGATCGCCAGTTTTCTGAAATCGCTGTCACCAGTCAGGAACCACATTCCACCTCCGCTGCACTTTGGCGTCCTCGAGACTATTGCTGCGAAACTTATGCATCCCCGATGGCCGGCGTTTCCACCTGCCTACCTGGTCTTCGTTGAAGGCAACTTCGGACAAACTGGAGACGCCGCTTCACGTGGCTGGTTACAAGCCTACCTCATCAATGCTCAATGGCTTATCTTGCTGCTTGGCATAGTGGCATTCGTCTTCGCTGGAACACGTGCCAAGCGGCAGAGAGAACCTGGGAACCGGTGGAAAACGGTAGGAGTCGTCTTGGCCGTCCTCGCAATCTTCTTTGTCGGCTGGTTGGTGTATTTCCTTCCTGCTCTCAGCGTGTTGCCTCCTGAGCGGGTCTCCCAACAATTTTTGGATCGCATTCCAACACCCAATCTCACCGAGCTTCCGTCTCCGGAGCACGCCGCATTAGTGAAGCGTGGGCGCCTTCTCTACACAGTCGCCTCTTGCGCATTCTGCCACCGCCCGGAAGGCTACGGCGGGCTCAAGATTAGCTGGAAACCCTTCGGGACATTGTGGACGAGGAACATCACCCAGGACCGCAAGACTGGAATTGGTGCGTGGAGCGATCGGGAGATTGCCCGCGCGATCCGCAGCGGAGTGACTCCCGACGGTCGCATGCTCCATTGGCAGGGCATGATCTGGGACTTTGCGTCAAATTGGGACGAGGAAGACCTCCGCTCGATCATTGCCTATCTGCGGACATTGCCACCGGTGTCAAATCAGGTTCCATCGGCGCGGCCTCCGGCAGAGGACGATTGTGACAAGTATACTTTTTGGATCAACGAGAGCGCTCGGCCAGGATGTGAATAG
- a CDS encoding cytochrome ubiquinol oxidase subunit I, which translates to MIEQEPLFIPMLAGRVAIATAALTHSLFATFIVGTSLIAAAVATVWFLSRAPEHQRLARALAFTLVLATGTVSFFGVIFVFSLNIFWPRFWHRIFHIMMWPFLAEVMLFLGEAILAYAWYYLWDWSSRHAVYRRWHLGFIWGAALCAVSAMFMIDITASYMLTPFPAESGWQNVLNPTMIHLDLHRWFGNLTWAGFALAGINAVGLVRAKDSSERAYFQWAADRFFVIGFGALLVMPIIGYQYLLHLRYGQPQAFQVLMLGERSWLFDLVALLYGLLVFLGSLHVVHMVRQQRRESPLSAALVLVSTIIIGLAAVILAMPYHIQHIPFASLLTDREINPIGKMQPNKYFALSFLFAFGLVNSICSIRALRQSHGLQDYPQPPCIRTTSILLAISVCSIVIMLTMGWTRETARAYNGYLIYNQFSLGDERNTYAGPPRALKN; encoded by the coding sequence GTGATCGAGCAGGAACCTCTTTTCATTCCGATGCTCGCAGGACGGGTGGCCATTGCGACCGCCGCCCTGACACATAGTTTGTTTGCCACGTTTATTGTCGGCACCTCGCTGATCGCCGCAGCGGTCGCGACCGTCTGGTTCCTGTCCCGTGCTCCGGAGCATCAGCGACTCGCGCGCGCTCTCGCTTTCACGCTCGTACTGGCCACGGGTACGGTATCATTTTTCGGCGTCATCTTCGTATTCAGTCTGAACATTTTCTGGCCACGGTTCTGGCACAGGATTTTTCACATCATGATGTGGCCGTTTCTGGCGGAAGTGATGTTGTTTCTGGGCGAGGCCATCCTGGCCTATGCCTGGTATTACCTGTGGGATTGGTCCTCTCGACATGCAGTGTATCGGCGATGGCATCTGGGTTTCATTTGGGGCGCGGCGCTTTGCGCCGTCTCGGCCATGTTCATGATCGATATTACGGCGTCCTACATGCTCACCCCGTTTCCCGCTGAGTCGGGATGGCAGAACGTCCTCAATCCGACCATGATCCATCTCGACCTCCATCGCTGGTTCGGTAATTTGACGTGGGCGGGATTCGCCTTGGCCGGCATCAATGCTGTCGGACTGGTCAGGGCCAAAGATTCCTCCGAGCGGGCATATTTTCAGTGGGCGGCAGATCGCTTTTTCGTCATTGGATTCGGGGCGCTGCTGGTGATGCCGATCATTGGATATCAATATCTCCTGCATCTCCGATACGGCCAGCCTCAGGCCTTTCAAGTGCTCATGCTGGGAGAACGATCCTGGCTCTTCGACCTTGTTGCACTGCTGTACGGGCTGCTCGTCTTTCTCGGATCTCTTCACGTCGTACACATGGTGCGACAGCAGAGACGGGAATCGCCACTCTCCGCCGCCCTAGTCCTGGTCTCCACGATTATCATTGGTCTTGCCGCTGTGATATTGGCAATGCCCTATCACATTCAACACATCCCATTTGCTTCCCTGTTGACTGATCGGGAAATCAATCCGATCGGTAAGATGCAGCCCAATAAATACTTTGCGCTGTCTTTTTTATTTGCGTTCGGTCTGGTCAACAGTATCTGTTCCATCCGAGCTCTGCGGCAATCCCACGGTCTGCAAGATTACCCTCAACCGCCCTGCATTCGAACGACTTCCATCCTCCTGGCGATCAGCGTCTGTTCCATTGTGATCATGCTGACGATGGGATGGACGAGAGAAACAGCCCGTGCGTACAACGGATACCTTATTTACAACCAGTTCAGCCTTGGAGACGAACGAAATACATATGCCGGACCGCCTCGGGCGTTGAAGAATTGA
- a CDS encoding cytochrome c3 family protein, with protein MNRVRTIVIFIVLPIAGMAAAFGTLYSTGSTDLASQDRQPIAFSHAQHAGQLKVSCLYCHRHAAESQTAGIPPVHLCMTCHQRIAPRSEPLRQLAAYWKEQRPIPWVRLQRLPDFVYFTHEMHLTAGFECADCHGAVDRIRTTPRAASYEMGWCLTCHRQQEVSQDCWTCHK; from the coding sequence ATGAACAGGGTCCGCACCATCGTCATCTTCATCGTTTTGCCGATCGCAGGGATGGCTGCAGCGTTTGGTACGCTGTACTCAACCGGCAGCACCGACCTGGCAAGCCAGGATCGACAGCCGATCGCCTTCAGTCATGCGCAACATGCGGGGCAACTCAAGGTATCGTGTCTGTATTGTCATCGCCATGCCGCGGAATCCCAGACGGCGGGAATTCCTCCGGTTCACCTCTGTATGACCTGTCATCAGCGCATCGCTCCAAGGTCCGAGCCATTGCGGCAGCTGGCCGCGTACTGGAAGGAGCAGCGTCCAATCCCATGGGTGCGGCTGCAACGGCTTCCTGACTTCGTCTACTTCACGCATGAAATGCATTTGACCGCCGGTTTCGAATGTGCCGACTGCCATGGCGCGGTCGATCGCATCCGCACCACGCCTCGTGCGGCAAGCTATGAGATGGGGTGGTGTCTGACCTGTCATCGCCAACAGGAGGTGTCCCAGGATTGCTGGACCTGTCACAAGTGA